One Tissierellales bacterium DNA window includes the following coding sequences:
- the cysS gene encoding cysteine--tRNA ligase, translated as MKLYNTLTRKKEEFVPIKENEVSIYVCGPTVYNYIHVGNARPMIVFDTMRRYFKYRGYKVNYVSNFTDIDDKLIIKAQEQDTTVKALADHYIDEYLIDSSNLNVKDDEIMHPKATETIEEMVEFISELENDGYAYAVDGNVYFDVTRIEDYGKLSKKNIEDLVAGARIVVNEDKKNPMDFLLWKAAKPGEPYWESPWGHGRPGWHIECSVMAKKHLGETIDIHAGGDDLQFPHHENEIAQSECHNGKPFANYWMHNAMINANNIKMSKSKKNFFTVRAISEEFDLEILRLYLLSSHYRKPINFSREIFLQSKSAYERLVNGKKLMEEHLEKAENRELNDSEIKIKESLSVYKDRFISSLEDDFNTAEAISIMFDLVKLSNINFDKDTAAELIKETLGLYMEMADVLAILQRKDEVLEDEIQNLIEERISARKNKNFARADEIRDSLKARGIELLDSRDGTTWRRI; from the coding sequence ACGAAGTATCTATTTATGTTTGTGGTCCAACGGTATATAACTATATTCATGTTGGGAATGCAAGACCTATGATTGTTTTTGATACAATGAGAAGATACTTTAAATACAGAGGTTACAAAGTTAATTATGTATCTAATTTTACAGATATAGATGATAAGCTTATTATTAAAGCGCAAGAGCAAGATACTACAGTAAAAGCTCTAGCAGATCACTATATTGATGAGTACTTGATAGATAGTTCGAATTTGAATGTAAAAGATGACGAAATAATGCATCCGAAGGCAACAGAGACTATAGAAGAAATGGTTGAATTTATAAGCGAATTAGAGAATGATGGATATGCATATGCGGTAGATGGAAATGTTTATTTTGATGTTACTAGGATAGAAGATTATGGCAAATTATCAAAAAAGAATATAGAAGATTTGGTTGCTGGTGCGAGAATAGTTGTAAATGAAGATAAGAAAAATCCTATGGATTTTTTGCTTTGGAAAGCAGCTAAACCAGGAGAGCCTTATTGGGAGAGTCCTTGGGGTCATGGTAGGCCTGGCTGGCATATAGAGTGTTCGGTGATGGCAAAGAAGCATTTAGGTGAAACTATAGATATTCATGCTGGTGGAGATGACTTGCAATTCCCTCACCATGAAAATGAAATTGCACAAAGTGAGTGCCACAATGGGAAGCCATTTGCTAACTACTGGATGCACAATGCTATGATAAACGCTAACAATATTAAAATGTCAAAATCTAAGAAAAACTTCTTCACTGTTCGTGCTATTTCGGAAGAATTTGATTTAGAGATTTTAAGACTTTATTTGCTATCATCTCACTATAGAAAACCGATAAACTTTAGTAGAGAGATTTTCCTTCAGTCTAAGAGTGCTTATGAGAGATTGGTAAATGGAAAAAAATTGATGGAAGAACACTTGGAAAAAGCAGAAAATAGAGAATTAAATGATTCAGAAATTAAAATTAAAGAATCACTTTCTGTATATAAAGACAGATTTATATCTAGTCTTGAAGATGATTTTAATACGGCAGAGGCTATTTCCATTATGTTTGATTTGGTGAAATTATCAAATATAAATTTTGATAAAGATACTGCGGCGGAACTTATCAAGGAAACGCTAGGACTGTACATGGAAATGGCAGACGTTCTTGCTATACTTCAGAGAAAAGATGAAGTTTTGGAAGATGAAATACAAAACTTGATTGAAGAAAGAATTTCAGCAAGAAAAAATAAGAATTTTGCTAGAGCCGATGAAATTAGAGACTCGCTTAAAGCTAGAGGAATAGAACTTTTAGACTCTAGAGACGGTACAACTTGGAGAAGAATATAG